The sequence GATAGGCGTCCTGGGGATGAAAGGGCACATCAAGCATCACCCGAGGTGGCAGGTGATCGAGTTGCTCGGGTGAGGGCAGGTGGAGCTGCCGCCCGGCGCAGGCTGACAGCAAAACTGCCAGCCCGAGCAGGGCAAGAGTGCGTAACAGGTTCAAGATCAACGGTTGATGCAGTTGACGAACTTGTAGACGTTGGTGGCGCAGAGCATGTCAGTGATGATGAAGATCACCAGAAACAGCACGATCACACCCAGCACGCCGGCACCGGCCGGGGCTTCATCAAGTTGGGCGTTGAAGTAGGCCAGTTCAGACGCGGTCAGGCTGTTGATGCGTTGCTCGACCTGGTCGGGGCTGACGCCCATGCTAGCCATTTTTTCCTGCACTGCCTGGTCGGCAAGCATGGCCTTGAGAGCGTCGCGGTCTACACTGAGCTGCTGGTCTGCGATCAGTTCGTGGGTGCCCACCATGGATGCCTGAACATGCAGACTGGTGAGACTGGTCAACATGAACAGCGCGGCCATCAGGATGGACAGGTAACGCTTGGTGGATTGCATGAACGTCATGGTGGGTACTCCTCGTTATGGGTTCGGGCGTCCTTATAGCTGACGACCCAGTGCAGCACTGGTACTGGCCTAGTGCTGCATTGAGCATAGCTGCTGCGCATAGGTCGACGTAATATCTGTGACTCCAAATTACCCCCAGGGTTCCTGGAGTATGCCGGCAATGTGATGCAAGTCACTGATTTTACACGCCGAGCTTGTCCCTCAGGTTGTAGTACCAGGCACCCATGGCGGTGAAAGGAATGCGCATCAACCGTCCGCCGGGGAAGGGGTAGTGGGGCAGTCCGGCAAAGGCGTCGAAACGTTCGGCCTGACCGCGCAGGGCTTCGGCCAAGAGCTTGCCGGCCAGATGGGTATAGGTAACGCCGTGGCCGCTGCAGCCCTGGGAGTAGTAGATATTGTTGCCGATGCGGCCCACCTGCGGCAGACGCGACAGTGTCAGCAGGAAATTGCCGGTCCAGGCGTAATCTATCTTCACACCCTTGAGTTGAGGGAAGGTCTTTTCCAGGTTGGGGCGGACCAGGCTTTCGATATTGGCTGGATCTCGTGCGCCATAAACCACGCCACCACCGAAGATCAGGCGCTTGTCGGCTGACAACCGGTAGTAGTCGAGCAGGTAGTTGCAGTCCTCGACGCAGTAGTCCTGGGGTAGCAGGCTGCTTGCCAGCTCGGGATCGAGCGGCTCGGTGGTTACCACTTGGGTGCCGCAGGGCATGGACTTGGCCGCCAGTTGTGGCACCAGGTTGCCCAGGTAAGCGTTACCGGCGACAACCACGTAATCGGCTTTTACCTGGCCCTGTTCGGTGTGGACTACCGGACGTTCGCCCTGGTCAATGCGAATCACTTTGGACTGTTCGTGAATGATGCCGCCCAGCGATTCAACCGCGGCAGCCTCCCCAAGGACCAGATTGAGCGGATGAATATGCCCGCTGCTCATGTCGAGCATGCCGCCGACATAGCGGTCGGTATTGACCACCTCGCGGATTCGTTGGGCATCCAGCAATTCCAGCTGAGTGTGGCCGTAACGCTCCCACAGGGCTTTTTGCGCCTGCAGGTGCCCCATCTGCTTCTTGTTGAAGGCTGCGAATACGCCGCCATCTTTGAGGTCGCACTGAATGTTGTACTTGGCGATCCGTTCGCGAATGATGCGTCCACCCTCGAAAGCCATATCACCGATCAGGCGGGCCTGCTGAGCGCCTACGCTACGTTCGACTGCATCGATGTCCCGGCTATAGCTGTTGACGATCTGTCCGCCGTTGCGCCCTGAGGCGCCGAACCCGACCTTGGCGGCTTCCAGTACAGTAACCTTGAAACCGTGTTCAAGCAGGAACAGGGCGGTGGAAATACCGGTATAACCTGCGCCAATGATGCAGACGTCGGTCTCGTGGTTGCCGTTGAGCGGCGGCCGCTCAGGGCTGGGGTTGGCGGATGCGGCGTAGTAGGACGTGGTATGCGGCGTATAGGCCATGATGCACCTTTTGTTGAATATTTTTTACAATCTAGGCTGATGCTACCCCCTGAATGGGTTTATTGCCAGAGGGTGATCAAAAAAAATGACAGATCAGGTCTGTGTCTGCTGGCCAGTGAAGTGCAGCAGGTTGCCGCAGCGGCGGCACAGATATTGGCGCCCCTTGGTCACCCAGGCGTGGCGCTGGGCGGTAAACGGCAGGTGCTCGGCACAGCCGCAGCGGTACAGGTACTGGGTCGAGCGTCGGCGCGGTACCTGATACGTGTGGCAGCGCTGGGCGGGCAGGCCGTAGAGGTGGGTCATCAGTCCTTGCCATTCCCGGCCGTGAGGTTTGATCCGTGGGCCGTATAACTGGTGGGCAATCAGGTGAGCAACTTCGTGGGCCACGGTCTGACGCAGGAAGTCGGCGCTGTTCTGCCGGTACATCAGGGCATTGAAGCGCAAGCGGTTGTCATTCAGGTAGGCGACTCCCGCTCGCTGACCGCGCAGGTCGAGATCGACCCGAGGGCGAGGGAAATGGCGGCCGAAATGCTGTTCGGCCAGCCGATAGCAGTCTTCAAGGCGTTGCATGAGCTGGTCCATGCGCCAAGTATAATGCTGCTAAGGCCCGCTCCAGAAGCCTTGGCTCCCTTACGGGATGACCTGCAGGTCAGAAGATACTGTTATCCAGACCGGCAGCCACATACAGACCAAGGTCATAGGCCTGGTCGGCAAAGCTTTCCTGCCACTCGCCCTTGAGGATCAGAGGATCCTGGACCCATTGCCAGCGCAGACCCGTTACGATCGACTCGATTGCCCGGCGGGTTCCGGTGCCATCCATGCCGGCGCGGATGTACAGGGCGCAGGGTAGCCCTTGCTTTTTTTCCAATACCGGGTAGTAGCAGCGGTCAAAGAAGTCCTTGAGCGCTCCGCTCATGTAGCCGAGGTTCTCTGTGGTGCCGAGGATGATGGCATCGGCCTGCAGCACGTCTTCCGGCACCGCTTCAAGCGGCGGGCGCCAGAGTGCCTCGACCTGCTCGATATCGCTGTGGCTGGCGCCCTGCAAGACGGCTTCCACCAGCTTTCGAGTGTTCTCGGAAGGGGCATGAGCGACGATCAGCAGACGTTTGTTCGACATGGGGATTTCCGTTTTCGGTATGTTTCCAGTGTAGCGTTATCGGAGCCCGGGTTGGAGGTGTGTGGGTTTTCTTGGCGCTCCTGTTGCGGTATGGTTTTTAGAGTTAAATATAAATTACGCACCTTTTTCACCCGCCTACCTGCCTGGCACCGAAAACAACCGTATGGGAGATTCGGTTCCATGTTCAGACTGTTGTTGCCGATTGGCGCCTTGCTGACCGGGATTGCCTTGCTGCTGCTGGGCACCGGGCTGCTCAATACCCTGCTGGCTCTGCGCGGCAGCGCCGAGGGGTTCTCCGACCAGATGCTGGGGCTGCTTGGCTCTGCCTATTTCGTTGGCTTCATTGTTGGTACCTGGTTGTGCCCGCGACTGATCCGGCGGATGGGACATGTGCGGGCATTTGCCTTCTTTGCGGCAGCGACCTCGGTCTGCGTGCTGCTTCACAGTCTGCTGGTCGATGCGCCGGTCTGGCTCCTGTTACGAGTGGTCACCGGCGTGGCCCTGGTCGGGATCTACACGGTGATTGAAAGCTGGCTCAATACCCAGGCACCAAATGAGCACCGTGCGCAGGTGTTTGCCGCCTATATGGCAGTCAACCTGCTGGCGCTAGCCATGGCACAACAGCTTCTGCATCTGGATAGTCCGTTGGTCTTCACTTTGTTCGCCGTGGCGGCAATGCTGGTGGTGGTCGCCTTGATGCCGGTTGTCGCCACTCGTTTACCGCAGCCCGAGATCAGTGACACACCGGCCTTGCCGCTGGCCCGGATCTGGCAAGCGGCGCCTGTTGCCTGCGCCGGCGCACTGCTCTCGGGTCTGGCGATGGGCGGGTTCTGGGGCTTGGGTGCGGTTTATGCGGCCCGTATGGGGATGCAGACGGCGCAAATCGCGGGATTCGTGTCGCTGGTGATCATTGCTGGCGCGCTACTGCAGTGGCCCTTGGGCTGGTTGTCTGATCGTATCGACCGGCGCCGGGCAGTTTGTCTGGTTTCTGCGCTGGCGGCGCTGGGCGGGCTATTGATGGCGCTGCTTGGGCCTTTCGGTCAATGGTTGCTGGTCGCTGCGGCGGTGTTTGGTGCCGGCGCCTTTGCGGTCTATCCGACAGTGGTTGCTCACCTGGTTGATCATTTACACAAGGAAGATATTTTATCCGGCAATGCCGCGCTGTTGATGCTGCATGCACTGGGTGCCGCAGTGGGGCCAGCTTTGGCTGGGGCATTGATGGGGCTGACCGCTGCATTGGCCCTGCCGCTGTTTTTTACCCTCATGTTCGGTCTGTGCGCCGTGTATGCCTGGCAGCAGGTGCGTGCAGGACGCGATCGCATCGTTGAGGAGCCGGCCCACTTCGTGCCGATGTTGCGGACCTCGCCGACCGTACTGGAAATGATGCTGGACGAAGACCCGGAGGCCGCAGAGCAGCCGGTCAATCATGCGAAATCGCCCGAACCTGCCGACGAAGCGGACGAGCCAAGCCGCGGCTGAGCTGTCCGTTGTGTTTATGGCTCCGGCTGGTTGGCCGGGGCCGGAAGAGGGGAATCTGTCATGCTACTAGCTACCGACCTGGACGGCACTTTGCTGGCCGGCGATCCGGAAAATCGTCAGCGTCTGTATCAACTAATCAATGCCCATCCGGGTATCAACCTGGTTTTTGTCACCGGTCGCGGGCTCGAGGTGGTGGTCCCGCTATTGTCCGATCCGGCCATTCCTGCACCGGATTACATTATTTGCGATGTCGGTGCGACCATTGTCGATGGTCGGACTCTGCAGCCGGTCTATCCGTTGCAGCAAATGATTGAGGACTGCTGGCCTGGGGAACTACAGGTGTTGGCCGCGTTGGCTGATAAGCCAGGGTTGGAGCGTCAGTCCGTGCCACAACAACGGCGCT is a genomic window of Halopseudomonas phragmitis containing:
- a CDS encoding SprT family zinc-dependent metalloprotease is translated as MDQLMQRLEDCYRLAEQHFGRHFPRPRVDLDLRGQRAGVAYLNDNRLRFNALMYRQNSADFLRQTVAHEVAHLIAHQLYGPRIKPHGREWQGLMTHLYGLPAQRCHTYQVPRRRSTQYLYRCGCAEHLPFTAQRHAWVTKGRQYLCRRCGNLLHFTGQQTQT
- a CDS encoding NAD(P)/FAD-dependent oxidoreductase, with product MAYTPHTTSYYAASANPSPERPPLNGNHETDVCIIGAGYTGISTALFLLEHGFKVTVLEAAKVGFGASGRNGGQIVNSYSRDIDAVERSVGAQQARLIGDMAFEGGRIIRERIAKYNIQCDLKDGGVFAAFNKKQMGHLQAQKALWERYGHTQLELLDAQRIREVVNTDRYVGGMLDMSSGHIHPLNLVLGEAAAVESLGGIIHEQSKVIRIDQGERPVVHTEQGQVKADYVVVAGNAYLGNLVPQLAAKSMPCGTQVVTTEPLDPELASSLLPQDYCVEDCNYLLDYYRLSADKRLIFGGGVVYGARDPANIESLVRPNLEKTFPQLKGVKIDYAWTGNFLLTLSRLPQVGRIGNNIYYSQGCSGHGVTYTHLAGKLLAEALRGQAERFDAFAGLPHYPFPGGRLMRIPFTAMGAWYYNLRDKLGV
- a CDS encoding MFS transporter, coding for MFRLLLPIGALLTGIALLLLGTGLLNTLLALRGSAEGFSDQMLGLLGSAYFVGFIVGTWLCPRLIRRMGHVRAFAFFAAATSVCVLLHSLLVDAPVWLLLRVVTGVALVGIYTVIESWLNTQAPNEHRAQVFAAYMAVNLLALAMAQQLLHLDSPLVFTLFAVAAMLVVVALMPVVATRLPQPEISDTPALPLARIWQAAPVACAGALLSGLAMGGFWGLGAVYAARMGMQTAQIAGFVSLVIIAGALLQWPLGWLSDRIDRRRAVCLVSALAALGGLLMALLGPFGQWLLVAAAVFGAGAFAVYPTVVAHLVDHLHKEDILSGNAALLMLHALGAAVGPALAGALMGLTAALALPLFFTLMFGLCAVYAWQQVRAGRDRIVEEPAHFVPMLRTSPTVLEMMLDEDPEAAEQPVNHAKSPEPADEADEPSRG
- a CDS encoding PA2779 family protein, which gives rise to MTFMQSTKRYLSILMAALFMLTSLTSLHVQASMVGTHELIADQQLSVDRDALKAMLADQAVQEKMASMGVSPDQVEQRINSLTASELAYFNAQLDEAPAGAGVLGVIVLFLVIFIITDMLCATNVYKFVNCINR
- a CDS encoding flavodoxin family protein; translation: MSNKRLLIVAHAPSENTRKLVEAVLQGASHSDIEQVEALWRPPLEAVPEDVLQADAIILGTTENLGYMSGALKDFFDRCYYPVLEKKQGLPCALYIRAGMDGTGTRRAIESIVTGLRWQWVQDPLILKGEWQESFADQAYDLGLYVAAGLDNSIF